The following nucleotide sequence is from Meleagris gallopavo isolate NT-WF06-2002-E0010 breed Aviagen turkey brand Nicholas breeding stock chromosome 13 unlocalized genomic scaffold, Turkey_5.1 Chr13_random_7180001956861, whole genome shotgun sequence.
GGGACTGGTAAAATTCAAGAATTTAATGAAATCAGTGCCTGTTGTGAGGCTGCCAGCCTCCAATTTGAAAGACATTGACCATTTGTGAAATGTAATCTGAAGGACTCATGTGTTAAGCAGCAGAAACAAGGATATTCAGTGTGTATCACATGGAGCTCTTCCCTGTGCtgaactgtttctgttttttccccttccaggTCTTTGTATGGATCCATGGAGGTGGATTAGTTCTTGGAGCAGCATCATCCTACGATGGCTCAGCATTAGCAGCCTTCGACAGCGTGGTTGTTGTGGCAATTCAGTACAGATTGGGAATAGTTGGATACTTTAGGTAAGATGTGCTGTCTTCGATTTTGATAAACGATTTCCAAAATGATGTGTGCAAATCCTTTGTGGAAAGGCCTGTAGAATACTTGCTTTGGCAAGTAAACTCTCTGTTTCTTAATTACACATGCTGCAGTTGGGAGCAACATGCAAGTCCCAGATCTGCTTCAGAGACTGTTGTGGCTTGACTGCTGGCCTGATCTCACCCCTTTTGAAGccaattcattttaaatttacgTAGAGAGGCTCCTTCACAGCTGGTTCCTTATCCTGCACATTGTGTTTAtctcagtgttgtttttttctacatcaagcatttaaagaaatctgttctttctttctagtACTGGTGATAGGCATGCTCGTGGTAACTGGGGGTATTTGGACCAAGTGGCAGCTCTTCAGTGGATACAGGAAAATATCATACACTTTGGAGGGGACCCGGGATCTGTCACCATCTGTGGAGAGTCTGCAGGGGGAGTCAGTGTATCTGCTCTGGTAAGTTCACCATAGGCATGAATGTTTattatttgagagaaaaaaacccaccGTCCATGGTCACTGTTAgtacattaaagaaaaatc
It contains:
- the LOC104915495 gene encoding fatty acyl-CoA hydrolase precursor, medium chain-like, encoding MELFPVLNCFCFFPFQVFVWIHGGGLVLGAASSYDGSALAAFDSVVVVAIQYRLGIVGYFSTGDRHARGNWGYLDQVAALQWIQENIIHFGGDPGSVTICGESAGGVSVSALVLSPLAKGLFHKAISESGTAIKTLFTDKPEEEAQRIAAASGCEKSSSAALVECLRGKTEEEIEQITLKMVGEIIPCI